Proteins from one Mycobacterium sp. HUMS_12744610 genomic window:
- a CDS encoding cobalt-precorrin-6A reductase, with the protein MMRVLLLGGTAEARALARALHPRVDIVSSLAGRVPDPALPVGPVRIGGFGGVDGLRRWLHDEGIDAVVDATHPFAATMTAHAAQVCRQVGVPHLVLARPAWDPGAAIVVASDTEAAEVVAAQSYSRVFLTTGRSGVGAFAGSDAWFLIRAVTTPDGAVLPRRHRLVLSRGPYRYDDELALLRDHRIDALVTKNSGGDMTRAKLDAAAALDVAVVMVARPALPAGVRAVGTIDEAAEWVTGLG; encoded by the coding sequence CTGATGCGGGTATTGCTGCTCGGCGGCACCGCCGAGGCGCGGGCACTGGCCCGGGCCCTGCATCCACGGGTCGACATCGTTAGCTCGCTGGCCGGTCGTGTGCCCGACCCGGCCCTGCCGGTCGGGCCGGTGCGCATCGGCGGATTCGGCGGCGTCGACGGGCTGCGGCGCTGGCTGCACGACGAGGGCATCGACGCCGTCGTCGACGCCACCCACCCGTTCGCGGCTACGATGACCGCCCACGCCGCCCAGGTGTGCCGCCAAGTAGGCGTGCCACACCTGGTGTTGGCCCGCCCCGCCTGGGACCCGGGTGCGGCCATCGTCGTCGCGTCCGACACCGAAGCGGCCGAAGTCGTCGCCGCGCAGAGCTATTCGCGGGTCTTTCTCACCACGGGCAGGTCGGGCGTCGGGGCATTCGCCGGCAGCGACGCGTGGTTTCTGATCCGCGCGGTGACCACCCCGGACGGGGCCGTGCTGCCGCGCCGTCATCGCCTGGTCCTTTCCCGCGGTCCGTATCGCTATGACGACGAGCTCGCCCTGTTGCGCGATCACCGCATCGACGCGTTGGTGACGAAGAACAGCGGCGGGGACATGACCCGGGCGAAGCTGGATGCCGCCGCCGCGCTGGATGTCGCTGTCGTGATGGTGGCGCGGCCGGCGCTGCCGGCGGGCGTGCGCGCCGTCGGAACCATCGATGAGGCCGCTGAATGGGTGACCGGGCTCGGCTGA